Proteins from a genomic interval of Anolis sagrei isolate rAnoSag1 chromosome 1, rAnoSag1.mat, whole genome shotgun sequence:
- the CEBPZOS gene encoding protein CEBPZOS: MNSHLAKKIFKGVLILECLGVVGAYALYFKMDTSQEFRQKMNRRYPSILEVYYKSNEWSGIYGKREQDAETWLSNRN; the protein is encoded by the exons ATGAACTCTCACTTAGCAAAGAAGATCTTCAAAGGAGTTTTGATTCTGGAATGTCTTGGCGTGGTTGGAGCTTACGCGCTGTATTTCAAAATGGACACAAGTCAAG AATTCAGGCAAAAAATGAACAGGAGATACCCTTCTATCCTGGAAG TTTATTACAAAAGTAACGAGTGGTCTGGTATATATGGCAAAAGGGAGCAGGATGCAGAGACATGGTTAAGCAACAGAAACTAG